In Helicobacter mastomyrinus, a single genomic region encodes these proteins:
- a CDS encoding metallophosphoesterase translates to MAYTNTNENLSQTASLWDNAPYIKNDAIFIADSHFMPLDMPLNEKGRDASQALLAYFENLNNNPHTIPSQIFLMGDIAHLLLGGVDSSHRANHALLAHIESLSQKSQIWWFEGNHDFGLKASFKGLPCLESVYLIPRTEQPKAFIYESQNTKKHLLLAHGDIFLNAKYEFYIRLMNTRYLRFLIYLLDNVTFGNLYHSIAKKVNHNTIRVGKVSMEHFAPMRINAYRTYMQHIIQGKMQDIDVIIEGHFHIGKTYKGNNDETLYVSLPSFYVSRSIFDIKSIFHNTSFAQGE, encoded by the coding sequence ATGGCTTATACTAACACAAATGAGAATCTTAGCCAAACCGCGTCCTTATGGGATAATGCCCCATATATTAAAAATGATGCGATTTTCATAGCAGATTCGCATTTTATGCCTTTAGATATGCCGCTTAATGAGAAGGGCAGAGACGCCTCACAAGCACTTCTTGCATATTTTGAAAACCTTAACAACAATCCGCACACTATCCCCTCGCAAATATTCCTTATGGGAGACATTGCTCATCTTTTGCTTGGAGGGGTGGATTCTAGTCATAGGGCAAACCACGCCCTTTTAGCCCATATAGAATCTTTAAGCCAAAAAAGCCAGATATGGTGGTTTGAGGGCAATCACGACTTTGGACTTAAGGCTTCTTTTAAGGGATTGCCTTGTTTAGAATCTGTGTATCTTATCCCACGCACAGAGCAGCCTAAAGCTTTTATTTATGAGTCTCAAAATACAAAAAAACATCTCCTCCTCGCACACGGAGATATATTTCTTAATGCAAAATATGAGTTTTATATCCGCTTGATGAATACAAGATATTTGCGTTTTTTGATTTACTTACTTGATAATGTAACCTTTGGTAATCTCTACCACTCTATCGCCAAAAAAGTTAATCACAATACTATTAGGGTAGGCAAAGTCTCTATGGAGCATTTTGCTCCTATGCGCATTAATGCCTACCGCACTTATATGCAGCATATTATTCAAGGCAAAATGCAAGATATTGATGTGATTATTGAGGGGCATTTTCATATTGGCAAAACATACAAAGGCAATAATGATGAGACTTTGTATGTATCCCTACCTTCATTTTATGTTAGTAGAAGTATTTTTGATATAAAATCAATATTTCATAACACCTCATTTGCACAAGGAGAATAA
- a CDS encoding winged helix-turn-helix transcriptional regulator has product MQKHTKELQCIKAENIAHSPFAYALSMIAGKYKMGILFALAYFEVVRYNELKRYMGNISFKTLTNTLRELEKDKLIERKEYPSIPPKVEYSLSNKGKTLIPILDSLYEWGVTYKDTQSKCVFDKC; this is encoded by the coding sequence ATGCAAAAACATACCAAAGAATTACAATGTATAAAGGCAGAGAATATCGCTCATTCGCCCTTTGCCTACGCATTAAGTATGATAGCAGGCAAATACAAAATGGGAATCTTATTTGCGTTGGCGTATTTTGAAGTTGTGCGTTATAATGAGCTTAAGCGGTATATGGGAAATATTTCTTTCAAAACACTCACAAACACCTTGCGAGAGCTAGAAAAAGATAAATTGATAGAACGCAAGGAATATCCAAGCATACCTCCCAAAGTAGAATATTCCCTATCAAATAAGGGCAAAACACTTATACCGATTTTAGATTCTCTATATGAATGGGGGGTGACATACAAAGACACGCAAAGCAAATGTGTTTTTGACAAATGCTAG
- a CDS encoding M20/M25/M40 family metallo-hydrolase, which produces MNPFATHCLETFHNLCAIPHCSFHTQDMFVYLCTTLKDKGYEVQSDEAKNIYAKKGNPKICLQSHYDMVCVGDSTQHKGVKTIEKDGFLYAQNSSLGADNGIGIACMLTQNASDIELLFTNDEEVGMIGANALSMGISSHLLLNLDSEDLNEIVLGCAGGADIECSINLKPFLQPIKTLLKNYPYIYHITSRGFNGGHSGINIHKNIENAIVEYGFLLFTLNAYIITLNAGEKRNSIPAGLDSIILCDKPLPSSFSTADNAFFDIKPLEHLDSYEMAYHKDAIMPLICGIHSGVYVASAQGTLSSLNLSLLEQDGIDSLRLIMMTRANTQTLLERNIARLQTILPYLNPHCTFKTSGHYSPWEKSISPNHKALELLCDIYKTHNIMPHITQIHAGLECGILKRQILLYSSLSHLDVISIGPTINAPHSCNESLDLAHFDTFCAILNDFIMAYKA; this is translated from the coding sequence ATGAATCCATTTGCTACACATTGTTTAGAGACATTTCACAATCTTTGCGCGATTCCCCATTGTAGCTTTCATACGCAGGATATGTTTGTCTATCTTTGCACTACGTTAAAAGACAAGGGCTATGAGGTGCAAAGTGATGAGGCAAAAAATATTTATGCCAAAAAGGGCAATCCTAAAATTTGCCTCCAAAGCCATTATGATATGGTGTGCGTAGGGGATTCTACACAGCACAAAGGTGTGAAAACTATAGAAAAAGATGGCTTTTTATACGCGCAAAACTCCTCTCTTGGCGCGGATAATGGCATAGGCATAGCGTGTATGCTTACTCAAAATGCGAGTGATATTGAACTACTTTTTACCAATGATGAGGAAGTGGGTATGATAGGGGCTAATGCCTTGAGTATGGGGATTAGCTCACATTTGCTGCTCAATCTTGATAGTGAGGATTTAAATGAGATTGTGCTAGGTTGCGCGGGAGGAGCGGATATAGAATGCTCTATCAATCTCAAGCCTTTTTTGCAGCCTATAAAAACACTGTTAAAGAACTATCCTTATATCTATCATATCACAAGCAGGGGCTTTAATGGCGGACATAGCGGGATTAATATCCATAAAAATATAGAAAATGCCATTGTTGAATATGGCTTTTTGCTTTTCACACTCAATGCCTATATTATTACGTTAAATGCAGGGGAAAAGCGCAATTCTATCCCAGCCGGGCTAGATTCTATCATTCTATGCGACAAGCCTCTGCCCTCATCTTTTAGCACAGCAGATAATGCCTTTTTTGACATCAAACCCCTAGAACATTTAGATTCGTATGAAATGGCATATCATAAGGACGCGATTATGCCGCTTATCTGTGGCATACATAGCGGCGTGTATGTGGCTTCGGCACAAGGCACTCTCTCTTCGCTTAATCTCTCGCTTTTAGAGCAAGATGGCATAGATTCCTTGCGACTTATAATGATGACTCGTGCAAATACTCAAACCCTTTTAGAACGCAATATCGCACGATTGCAGACTATCTTACCATATTTGAATCCGCATTGCACCTTTAAAACAAGCGGACATTACAGTCCGTGGGAGAAAAGCATCTCACCCAATCACAAAGCCCTTGAATTATTATGCGATATTTATAAGACACATAACATTATGCCACATATCACACAAATCCACGCTGGACTTGAATGTGGCATCTTAAAGCGACAAATTCTCCTCTATAGCTCCCTTTCTCACCTTGATGTAATTTCTATTGGTCCTACTATCAACGCTCCGCATAGTTGTAATGAATCGCTTGATTTAGCGCATTTTGATACATTTTGTGCTATCTTGAATGATTTTATTATGGCGTATAAGGCTTAA
- a CDS encoding nitroreductase family protein — protein MNFEQLLTQRFACKSFTSKEIAKDDLDFILESGRLSPSSCGFEPWKFVVIGRKDSATLSTMCFHQENVASASHNIIILARTDLQAKDDYIKKQVGRFCPPENAEKFDQVLNTYTAETNAMNAEQLYAYAKANCYLALMQMSLAAISRGIDSCMIGGFEKDKVDSFLGLTYPFQTAVILSLGFRDSEPKHNRKRLAIHEVVEYR, from the coding sequence ATGAATTTTGAACAACTCTTAACACAGCGATTTGCGTGCAAATCATTCACATCAAAAGAAATAGCCAAAGATGATTTGGACTTTATTTTAGAATCGGGGAGATTGTCTCCTAGTTCTTGTGGTTTTGAGCCGTGGAAGTTTGTTGTAATAGGAAGAAAAGATAGTGCTACTTTAAGTACAATGTGCTTTCATCAAGAAAATGTGGCTAGCGCAAGTCATAATATCATTATCTTAGCTCGCACAGACTTACAAGCAAAAGATGATTACATCAAAAAGCAAGTAGGCAGATTCTGCCCGCCTGAAAATGCAGAGAAATTTGATCAAGTTTTAAATACTTATACTGCAGAGACAAATGCGATGAATGCAGAGCAGCTTTATGCCTATGCAAAGGCAAATTGCTATCTTGCTTTAATGCAAATGTCCCTAGCAGCTATCAGTAGAGGTATTGACTCGTGTATGATTGGCGGCTTTGAAAAAGATAAGGTTGATTCATTTTTAGGGCTAACATATCCTTTCCAAACAGCCGTGATTCTAAGTCTAGGCTTTAGAGATAGTGAACCAAAACACAACAGAAAGCGATTAGCCATACATGAAGTTGTAGAGTATCGCTGA
- the argC gene encoding N-acetyl-gamma-glutamyl-phosphate reductase: MSVSINVGIIGVSGYTGLELVKLLINHPIFNLNYVANTQGGAELAQIHKMLSSLDLAHLPIYQADAKAAIESCSLLFLALPHKNAMAMTKEIFALKHNAKIIDLSADYRLNTANYESYYCPHIDKENLAHAVYGLPEYYRKDIQKAHLIANPGCYPTATLLALLPFVPYIDGSCGVFVDAKSGVSGAGKSLTDNTHFPHINENLFSYSPLTHRHQIEITQKCHDISKEGLDIVFVPHLMPITRGMLVSVFATLKAPLSSQEAQEILSQAYKNEPFVRIRENPVSIAHTAGSHFCDIFVASSGKNLYINSSIDNLLRGASSQALVNANLMCGLKENLGVPLVSYGLY, encoded by the coding sequence ATGAGTGTGTCTATTAATGTAGGAATCATCGGCGTGAGTGGCTATACAGGCTTAGAGCTTGTAAAGCTACTTATCAATCACCCTATTTTCAATCTTAATTATGTGGCAAATACACAAGGAGGAGCAGAACTAGCGCAGATTCACAAAATGCTCTCCTCACTTGATTTGGCGCATTTGCCTATCTATCAGGCAGACGCAAAAGCCGCCATAGAATCGTGCAGTTTGCTTTTCCTTGCCCTTCCTCACAAAAATGCTATGGCAATGACAAAGGAGATTTTTGCACTTAAACATAATGCTAAAATCATTGATTTATCAGCGGATTATCGCTTGAATACAGCAAATTATGAATCCTATTATTGCCCACATATTGATAAGGAAAATCTCGCTCACGCCGTATATGGGCTGCCTGAATATTATCGTAAAGATATACAAAAGGCTCATCTTATCGCTAATCCGGGCTGTTACCCTACTGCTACACTTCTCGCCCTGCTACCTTTTGTGCCCTATATTGATGGCTCTTGTGGAGTATTTGTCGATGCTAAAAGTGGCGTGAGCGGTGCGGGTAAATCTCTCACAGATAATACGCATTTCCCTCATATTAATGAGAATCTTTTTAGCTATTCGCCGCTTACACATCGCCATCAAATAGAGATTACACAAAAATGCCATGATATTAGCAAAGAAGGCTTAGATATTGTCTTTGTCCCTCATCTTATGCCTATCACACGTGGTATGTTAGTGAGTGTGTTTGCCACGCTTAAAGCCCCTCTTTCATCACAAGAAGCCCAAGAGATTCTATCCCAAGCCTACAAAAATGAGCCATTTGTAAGAATCCGCGAAAATCCTGTCAGTATCGCCCACACTGCAGGCAGCCATTTTTGCGATATTTTTGTCGCAAGCAGTGGTAAAAATCTCTATATCAATTCATCAATTGATAATCTTTTACGAGGAGCTAGCTCACAAGCTCTTGTCAATGCCAATCTTATGTGTGGCTTGAAAGAAAATTTAGGTGTGCCTTTGGTGTCTTATGGCTTATACTAA
- a CDS encoding class II aldolase and adducin N-terminal domain-containing protein, with the protein MNIHTSQVSEQLIIDIANMSLSMFRKNFFGVFHGAISARLSKNRFLINKQHAVFDNLNADSMIMLYHKEDYRWNEASLHAPIHAAIYKSFSEAKFIAYAMPPYLVSYSLKYDVLEPKDYFGYKFLAPHIDIFDPKDYESWAERADTDIPRYFKEHSHSFMLIRGYGVYVYARDLYTLAKTIALVENSCKIAHYNADLGESFQVSPKYDI; encoded by the coding sequence ATGAATATACATACTTCACAAGTCAGCGAGCAGCTTATAATCGATATAGCCAATATGTCACTTTCTATGTTTAGAAAGAATTTTTTTGGCGTGTTTCACGGAGCTATTTCCGCACGTCTGTCTAAAAACCGCTTCCTTATTAATAAGCAACACGCCGTTTTTGACAATCTCAATGCAGATTCTATGATTATGCTCTATCATAAAGAGGACTATCGCTGGAATGAGGCAAGTCTCCACGCCCCTATCCACGCAGCAATTTATAAATCCTTTAGCGAGGCGAAATTTATAGCCTATGCTATGCCACCTTATCTTGTTTCATATTCCCTTAAATACGATGTTTTAGAGCCTAAGGATTATTTTGGCTATAAGTTTTTAGCCCCGCATATTGATATTTTTGACCCTAAGGATTATGAGAGCTGGGCAGAACGTGCCGATACGGACATCCCTCGATATTTTAAAGAGCATTCTCACTCTTTTATGCTTATTAGAGGCTATGGGGTGTATGTGTATGCACGAGACCTCTATACCCTTGCTAAAACGATTGCGCTTGTTGAAAATTCCTGTAAAATCGCTCATTATAACGCAGATCTAGGAGAATCTTTTCAGGTAAGTCCAAAATATGATATTTAA
- the mnmA gene encoding tRNA 2-thiouridine(34) synthase MnmA: MKVALLMSGGVDSSYCAHLLSSQGYEVIGLYLKLHSKEKKHQIFIQNCQKVAAHLGIAFEVLDLQEAFKQNVYDAFVRSYKEGQTPNPCAICNPLMKFGLGLKKADELGCDYIATGHYAQIKEINGIKRVAKAVDDTKDQSYFLYALPQEAIDRILFPLGGMYKEDVKKTALDLLPFLGTLQTYKESQEICFVEDSYIDILRLYEKVDNEGVVRDSSGKAVGTHKGYMHYTIGKRKGFSVFGSHEPHYVKAINPKTNEIVVGTKEELAVDSIKALNKSLPEAFNGGVYDIKVRYRSVPLKAQIDMQGDYIHAKLLESAYGVAQGQALVLYQGDCVLGGGVITQAE; the protein is encoded by the coding sequence GTGAAAGTTGCTCTTCTTATGAGTGGTGGGGTAGATAGCTCCTATTGCGCTCATTTGTTATCCTCACAAGGCTATGAAGTTATAGGGCTTTATCTTAAATTACATAGCAAAGAAAAAAAACATCAAATATTTATTCAAAATTGTCAGAAAGTCGCCGCACATTTAGGCATTGCCTTTGAAGTACTTGATTTACAAGAGGCTTTTAAACAAAATGTCTATGATGCCTTTGTGCGCTCATACAAAGAGGGGCAAACGCCTAATCCCTGCGCTATTTGCAATCCTCTAATGAAATTTGGTTTAGGGTTAAAAAAGGCAGATGAGCTAGGTTGTGATTACATCGCCACAGGACATTACGCACAGATTAAAGAAATCAATGGCATTAAACGTGTTGCCAAGGCAGTTGATGACACAAAAGACCAAAGCTATTTCCTCTATGCTCTGCCTCAAGAAGCTATTGATAGAATCCTCTTTCCCCTTGGCGGAATGTATAAAGAAGATGTGAAAAAAACCGCTCTTGATCTTTTGCCCTTTCTAGGCACTTTGCAAACGTATAAGGAATCTCAAGAAATTTGCTTTGTCGAGGATAGCTATATTGATATTTTACGCCTTTATGAAAAGGTTGATAATGAGGGTGTAGTGCGCGATAGCAGTGGTAAAGCCGTAGGCACACATAAGGGCTATATGCACTACACTATTGGTAAACGCAAAGGGTTTAGTGTCTTTGGCTCACACGAGCCGCATTATGTTAAAGCGATTAATCCAAAAACCAATGAAATCGTCGTAGGGACAAAAGAAGAACTAGCCGTAGATTCTATAAAAGCCCTTAATAAAAGCCTCCCTGAAGCCTTTAATGGAGGGGTATATGACATTAAAGTGCGCTACCGCTCTGTGCCATTAAAAGCTCAGATTGATATGCAGGGGGATTATATCCACGCAAAACTTTTAGAATCTGCCTATGGTGTCGCACAAGGACAAGCCCTTGTGCTATATCAAGGTGATTGTGTGCTAGGCGGTGGGGTGATTACACAAGCGGAGTAA
- a CDS encoding chemotaxis protein CheV: protein MRIASNEMELVDFRIYEDKDGETYEGVYGINVAKVNGIVEFPNEIFEAPGSPDYMLGMFDLRGDILPLIDLTKWMNIKPKEDPKRQKKVIVTEFSNKQLGFVVHATRRLRRVSWADIESAMFSLSNDEQRGKITGTTRIEDGRTLLILDLEGILDDLDFHIPSGDSASVEQFRPTHRFEGNVLILDDSSIARKLLRSTLSDIGFDVIDAVDGESGLERLEKLYEQWGDSITQHLKLIISDVEMPKMDGFHFAAQVKNDSRFNKIPLIFNSSISDKFSATKGKEIGAEAYLVKFDAKLFCDEISRILTK, encoded by the coding sequence ATGCGTATTGCAAGTAATGAAATGGAGCTTGTGGATTTTAGAATCTATGAAGATAAAGATGGGGAGACCTATGAGGGTGTGTATGGCATTAATGTTGCTAAGGTAAATGGAATTGTTGAATTTCCTAATGAGATTTTTGAGGCACCTGGTAGTCCTGATTATATGCTGGGTATGTTTGATTTACGTGGTGATATATTACCTCTTATTGATTTGACAAAATGGATGAATATTAAGCCAAAAGAAGACCCTAAACGTCAAAAGAAAGTTATTGTTACTGAATTTAGCAATAAGCAATTAGGGTTTGTCGTCCATGCGACAAGACGATTAAGACGTGTAAGCTGGGCAGATATAGAATCTGCAATGTTTAGTTTAAGCAATGATGAGCAAAGGGGTAAAATCACAGGCACAACACGTATTGAAGATGGACGCACGTTGCTAATTCTTGACTTAGAGGGCATACTTGATGACCTTGACTTTCATATACCAAGTGGCGATAGTGCAAGTGTTGAGCAGTTTAGACCTACACATAGATTTGAAGGCAATGTGCTTATCCTCGATGATAGCTCTATTGCACGCAAACTTCTGCGAAGCACACTCAGTGATATTGGTTTTGATGTCATTGATGCAGTCGATGGAGAATCTGGTTTAGAACGACTAGAAAAGCTCTATGAGCAGTGGGGTGATAGTATAACGCAGCATTTAAAGCTCATTATTTCGGACGTAGAAATGCCCAAAATGGACGGGTTCCACTTTGCTGCACAAGTAAAAAATGACTCAAGATTTAACAAGATTCCACTTATTTTTAATTCCTCTATTAGCGATAAATTTAGTGCTACTAAAGGAAAGGAGATAGGAGCGGAGGCTTATTTAGTGAAGTTTGATGCAAAATTATTTTGCGATGAAATTAGTAGAATTTTGACAAAATAA
- a CDS encoding chemotaxis protein CheW: MSENKLKEVLDGQNKSNDSVPMEETLHIIGFMIGNEEFAVPILNVKEIIKPIEYTRVPAVPDYVLGVFNLRGTVLPLVNMRLKFGLPAIKQDADTRFLVITQKDEMIGFMIDKLTSAVRIPESDIEPIPESFNENQQLLQGIGKREDRLITILRVESLLKRTF; the protein is encoded by the coding sequence ATGAGCGAAAATAAACTAAAAGAAGTTCTTGATGGACAAAACAAAAGTAATGATAGTGTTCCTATGGAGGAAACACTCCATATTATTGGTTTTATGATTGGGAATGAGGAATTTGCTGTTCCAATTCTTAATGTAAAAGAAATTATTAAACCTATTGAATACACACGTGTGCCTGCTGTACCTGATTATGTGCTTGGTGTGTTTAACTTACGCGGGACCGTTTTGCCCTTAGTAAATATGCGTCTTAAATTTGGCTTACCTGCTATTAAGCAAGATGCAGACACAAGATTTTTAGTTATTACACAAAAAGATGAAATGATTGGCTTTATGATCGATAAGCTTACAAGTGCTGTACGTATCCCTGAAAGCGACATTGAACCAATTCCTGAATCTTTTAATGAAAATCAACAGCTTTTGCAAGGTATTGGTAAGCGAGAAGACCGTCTTATCACTATTTTACGTGTAGAAAGTCTCTTAAAGCGCACATTTTAA
- a CDS encoding DUF4136 domain-containing protein encodes MSGYKYAIIGQTQTLNSSSGAGYVGYGAGMAYAVGKSVNPSDVISGILMKKGFIIVDSPKANKTLLVKYGQSDKRSVLGGLGGYTLEVSIQMLDALTQELLFVCTAEGQGSTEADDIRVAIVRCLESFNP; translated from the coding sequence ATGAGTGGGTATAAATACGCTATTATCGGGCAAACACAAACGCTTAATTCTAGTAGTGGTGCTGGCTATGTGGGCTATGGAGCCGGTATGGCTTACGCTGTGGGTAAAAGTGTAAATCCCAGTGATGTCATCAGTGGAATCTTAATGAAAAAAGGATTTATCATTGTAGATAGCCCAAAAGCAAACAAAACATTGCTTGTTAAATACGGGCAAAGCGATAAACGCAGCGTTTTGGGAGGTTTGGGGGGATACACCCTAGAGGTTTCTATACAAATGCTTGATGCCTTAACCCAAGAGCTACTTTTTGTATGCACTGCAGAGGGTCAAGGAAGCACCGAAGCTGATGATATAAGAGTGGCTATCGTGCGATGTTTAGAGAGTTTTAATCCCTAG
- a CDS encoding hybrid sensor histidine kinase/response regulator: MDDMQEIMEDFLVEAFEMIEQLDQDLVELENNPEDLDLLNRIFRVAHTIKGSSSFLNFDILTRLTHNMEDVLNKARRDELKITPDVMDVVLHSVDLMKSLLTAIRDSGTDANSGIEIDDTVTRLQAISNGGTAPESKPETNTQPTPAESSNTASSAADSNNPLADEPDKDYSNMSSEEVEAEIERLLKKRQEADKQARAAKKAGGETPKVQAPNAPDTTAAAKPTPKLAAKKAGGDEKAPAANVEQTVRVDVKRLDHLMNLIGELVLGKNRLIKIYGDVEERYDGEKFLEELNQVVASISSVTTDVQLAVMKTRMQPVGKVFNKFPRMVRDLSRELGKNIDLVITGEETELDKSIVEEIGDPLVHIIRNSCDHGIEKPEARAAAGKPETGTVNLKAYNEGNHIVIEIADDGKGLDAQMLKQKGIEKGLISEREADSMSDKEAFNIIFKPGFSTAAAITNVSGRGVGMDVVKTNIEKLNGIIDIESEKGVGTTQKLKIPLTLAIIQALLVAVQEEYYAIPLSSVIETVRVSQEEIYTVDGKSVLRLRDEVLPIVRLADIFKVDSVLENTSEVYVVVIGLAEQKMGVIVDYLVGQEEVVIKSLGYYLKGTEGIAGATVRGDGRITMIVDVAAMMEMAKEVKVNITKLAEESAAKTKTSPSDYVVLAIDDSSTDRAIMKKCLKTLGVTVLEAANGLEGLDIVKNSDKQLDAVLVDIEMPKMDGYTFASEVRKYNKFKNLPLIAVTSRNSKTDRMRGVESGMTEYITKPYTPEYLANVVKRNINLTIDGE; encoded by the coding sequence ATGGACGATATGCAAGAAATAATGGAAGACTTCCTTGTTGAAGCTTTTGAAATGATAGAGCAGCTAGACCAAGATTTGGTAGAGCTTGAAAATAATCCTGAAGACCTTGATTTGTTGAATAGAATCTTTAGAGTAGCTCATACTATCAAAGGTTCAAGCTCGTTTCTTAATTTTGATATTCTCACTCGTCTCACTCACAATATGGAAGACGTGCTTAACAAAGCAAGACGCGATGAGCTAAAAATCACTCCTGATGTAATGGACGTAGTTCTACATTCTGTGGATTTAATGAAGTCCCTTCTTACAGCCATACGCGATAGCGGCACTGATGCTAATAGCGGCATTGAGATTGATGATACTGTTACTCGTCTTCAAGCTATTTCTAATGGCGGCACAGCCCCTGAAAGCAAACCTGAAACAAATACGCAACCCACTCCTGCAGAGTCTTCAAACACAGCAAGCAGTGCGGCTGATAGTAATAATCCACTTGCTGATGAGCCAGATAAAGACTATTCAAATATGAGTAGCGAGGAGGTTGAAGCAGAAATTGAAAGATTGCTTAAAAAGCGTCAAGAAGCTGATAAGCAGGCACGTGCAGCAAAAAAAGCAGGCGGTGAAACACCTAAAGTGCAAGCACCTAATGCACCTGATACTACAGCTGCTGCAAAACCTACTCCCAAACTAGCAGCAAAAAAAGCAGGCGGTGATGAAAAAGCTCCAGCAGCAAATGTAGAGCAAACTGTCCGTGTTGATGTGAAGCGATTGGATCATTTGATGAATCTTATTGGTGAGCTTGTGCTTGGCAAAAACCGCCTAATTAAGATTTATGGTGATGTTGAGGAGCGATATGATGGCGAAAAGTTCCTTGAAGAGCTTAATCAAGTTGTGGCGTCTATTTCTTCTGTAACTACTGATGTGCAACTCGCTGTGATGAAAACGCGTATGCAGCCTGTGGGAAAAGTGTTTAATAAATTCCCTCGTATGGTGCGCGACCTTTCACGTGAGCTTGGCAAGAATATCGATCTTGTTATCACAGGTGAGGAGACAGAGCTTGATAAATCTATTGTGGAGGAAATTGGCGACCCCCTTGTGCATATTATCCGCAACTCTTGCGACCACGGGATTGAGAAGCCTGAAGCGCGTGCTGCAGCTGGCAAGCCTGAAACAGGCACAGTGAATCTTAAAGCTTATAATGAAGGTAATCATATTGTAATTGAGATTGCTGATGATGGTAAAGGCTTAGATGCACAAATGCTTAAACAAAAGGGTATTGAAAAAGGGCTTATTAGCGAAAGAGAAGCAGATTCTATGAGCGATAAAGAAGCTTTCAATATTATCTTTAAACCCGGATTCTCTACTGCTGCAGCTATCACTAATGTATCTGGACGTGGCGTGGGTATGGACGTGGTGAAAACCAATATTGAAAAGCTCAATGGTATCATCGATATAGAATCTGAAAAAGGTGTAGGCACAACTCAAAAGCTTAAAATACCACTTACCCTTGCCATTATTCAGGCATTGCTTGTGGCTGTGCAAGAAGAATATTATGCTATCCCGCTGTCATCAGTTATTGAAACTGTGCGTGTGAGCCAAGAGGAAATTTATACTGTTGATGGCAAGAGTGTGCTTCGATTACGTGATGAAGTGCTGCCTATCGTACGCTTGGCTGATATTTTTAAAGTAGATTCTGTGCTAGAAAATACAAGTGAGGTTTATGTAGTTGTCATCGGTTTGGCAGAGCAAAAAATGGGTGTGATTGTGGATTATCTTGTAGGACAAGAAGAAGTGGTGATTAAGTCTCTAGGCTATTATCTCAAAGGCACAGAAGGCATTGCAGGGGCTACCGTGCGTGGTGATGGTAGAATCACTATGATTGTTGATGTGGCAGCAATGATGGAAATGGCAAAAGAAGTGAAGGTTAATATCACAAAGCTTGCTGAAGAAAGTGCCGCTAAAACGAAAACTTCGCCAAGCGATTATGTGGTGCTTGCTATTGATGATAGTAGCACCGATAGGGCGATTATGAAAAAATGCCTTAAAACACTCGGCGTTACCGTGCTTGAAGCAGCAAATGGCTTAGAGGGGTTAGATATTGTTAAAAATAGTGATAAGCAGCTTGATGCAGTGCTTGTGGATATTGAAATGCCTAAAATGGACGGCTATACTTTTGCTTCCGAAGTGCGTAAATACAATAAATTCAAAAATCTTCCGCTTATTGCTGTTACAAGCAGAAATAGCAAAACTGATCGTATGAGAGGTGTAGAATCTGGTATGACTGAATATATTACAAAGCCCTATACGCCAGAATATCTTGCTAATGTCGTAAAACGTAACATCAATTTAACGATAGATGGAGAGTAA